A region of Aliivibrio fischeri DNA encodes the following proteins:
- a CDS encoding dicarboxylate/amino acid:cation symporter, which produces MWNKLRHSLPLQLLLAALLAWFITLFISPTTDVTQAAWYQVIMLGKITYIGLLKMVVGLVVMLSLLQGITSIGSITRLKQVGRNTLLFYSFTTLLAISLGLGASLLMPAWQPLTEFAPVGDNVQLISEESAGGAAIASKLLNMALVNPVAALTNGNLLAIVVFSFMLGLALLSSLPEKHPVFDVLSGLNKSINTLVGWIIRLAPLAVFAIVFDFTVRGGESLFQQLALFALLVFVLTLIHGAIVLPTIAKIATGIKYTTLFKAISAPMAMAFATSSSSATLPLAMQSAQEKLGVSQSTSSMVLPLGAVMNMDGTALFEGVAAIFLAQLFGVDLTTSGLVMIFIMAMVSSVGAPGMPSGSMSGMQLVLLAAGIPLEAIAILLIIERPLDTFRTAVNVEGDMIAALVIDKWQKESANKEVFTQNIPA; this is translated from the coding sequence ATGTGGAACAAACTTCGTCATTCTTTGCCTCTGCAATTACTACTAGCAGCATTACTTGCTTGGTTTATTACACTATTTATTTCTCCAACAACTGACGTAACCCAAGCGGCTTGGTACCAAGTAATCATGTTAGGAAAAATTACCTATATTGGTTTACTCAAAATGGTGGTCGGTTTAGTGGTAATGCTTTCTTTACTTCAAGGTATTACAAGCATTGGCTCTATCACCCGCTTAAAACAAGTAGGTCGAAATACGTTATTGTTTTACAGTTTCACCACATTATTAGCGATATCTCTTGGTTTAGGTGCATCATTATTGATGCCTGCATGGCAACCTCTTACAGAGTTTGCTCCTGTTGGTGACAATGTTCAGCTCATTAGTGAAGAATCCGCTGGTGGTGCAGCCATTGCAAGTAAGTTATTAAATATGGCTTTAGTAAATCCTGTTGCAGCATTAACCAATGGGAACTTACTCGCTATCGTTGTGTTTTCATTTATGTTGGGACTGGCTTTACTTTCATCACTACCAGAAAAGCATCCTGTTTTTGATGTGCTCAGCGGTTTAAATAAAAGCATTAATACACTAGTAGGTTGGATTATTCGCCTAGCTCCATTAGCTGTGTTTGCCATTGTTTTTGATTTTACTGTCCGAGGTGGCGAGTCTTTATTTCAACAATTAGCTCTGTTTGCTTTACTGGTCTTTGTTCTTACTTTAATTCATGGCGCAATTGTTTTACCAACAATAGCTAAAATAGCGACAGGCATTAAGTATACAACCTTATTTAAAGCGATCTCAGCTCCAATGGCGATGGCATTTGCAACCTCTTCTAGTTCTGCAACTCTGCCTCTAGCAATGCAAAGCGCACAAGAAAAGCTAGGGGTATCTCAAAGTACAAGCAGTATGGTGCTACCACTTGGTGCGGTAATGAATATGGATGGAACAGCGCTATTTGAAGGTGTTGCAGCTATATTCCTAGCTCAACTTTTTGGGGTCGATTTAACAACCTCAGGGTTAGTCATGATCTTTATTATGGCAATGGTATCATCTGTTGGCGCTCCTGGTATGCCATCAGGATCCATGTCGGGTATGCAACTGGTTCTGTTAGCTGCTGGGATCCCTCTAGAAGCCATTGCGATCTTATTAATTATTGAACGCCCACTTGATACTTTCCGTACAGCGGTTAACGTTGAGGGAGATATGATTGCGGCTTTGGTTATTGATAAGTGGCAAAAAGAATCAGCTAACAAAGAAGTGTTCACACAAAATATCCCTGCATAA
- a CDS encoding thiol:disulfide interchange protein DsbA/DsbL: MKKLFVFLSAVMFTFSVQATQFEEGKYYQVLDVAKSTQPKVTEFFSFYCPHCYKFEAVIKNLKPALAKSVKFEKVHVAFMGNDMAVPMAKSYATMVVLGVEDKMVPAMFKQIHELGQRPKNEDELRQVFINNGIDPDKYDEAYNSAAVSAMQRKFDIQFEASTLTGVPGVLVNNKYIVKPNAIRSYDEYNQLVNYLLTL, from the coding sequence ATGAAAAAGTTATTTGTTTTTTTATCAGCAGTTATGTTTACATTCTCTGTTCAGGCTACACAGTTTGAGGAGGGGAAATATTATCAAGTTCTCGATGTAGCGAAATCAACCCAACCCAAGGTGACGGAGTTTTTTTCATTCTATTGTCCGCACTGCTATAAGTTTGAAGCGGTGATTAAGAATTTAAAACCCGCTTTAGCGAAGAGCGTCAAATTTGAAAAAGTGCATGTTGCTTTTATGGGAAATGATATGGCAGTACCTATGGCAAAATCGTACGCCACTATGGTTGTACTTGGGGTTGAGGATAAAATGGTACCAGCTATGTTTAAGCAGATTCATGAGTTAGGGCAACGTCCAAAAAATGAAGATGAACTTCGTCAAGTCTTTATCAATAATGGTATTGACCCTGATAAATATGATGAGGCTTATAATAGTGCGGCTGTGAGTGCGATGCAGCGTAAGTTTGATATTCAGTTTGAAGCAAGTACGTTAACAGGGGTTCCAGGAGTATTGGTGAACAATAAATACATTGTTAAACCTAATGCCATTCGTAGTTACGATGAATACAACCAACTGGTAAATTATTTACTGACATTGTAA
- the tadA gene encoding tRNA adenosine(34) deaminase TadA, translated as MSVKQESRDASFYMQRAMELAAIAEQEGEVPVGAVIVLDDEIIGEGWNRSISTHDATAHAEMMAIKQAGSKIENYRLVDATLYVTLEPCPMCAGAIVHSRIKRVIFGASDMKTGASGSVINLFTSATAFHFVECESGVMEEACRSQLQAFFKRRRKEKKEEKKARREAEQK; from the coding sequence ATGAGTGTTAAACAAGAAAGCAGAGATGCTAGCTTTTATATGCAACGAGCAATGGAACTGGCTGCTATCGCAGAGCAAGAGGGTGAAGTTCCTGTTGGTGCTGTGATTGTCTTGGATGATGAAATTATCGGAGAGGGGTGGAATCGCTCAATCAGTACTCATGATGCAACTGCTCATGCTGAGATGATGGCAATTAAACAAGCGGGTAGTAAAATTGAAAACTATCGTTTAGTTGATGCGACATTATACGTTACGTTAGAGCCATGCCCTATGTGTGCAGGCGCGATTGTACATAGTCGTATTAAACGCGTTATTTTTGGTGCATCAGATATGAAAACAGGGGCATCAGGAAGCGTGATAAACTTGTTTACTTCAGCAACGGCGTTTCATTTTGTTGAATGTGAATCAGGTGTGATGGAAGAGGCATGTCGTTCTCAGTTGCAGGCGTTTTTTAAAAGAAGACGTAAAGAGAAGAAAGAAGAGAAAAAAGCCAGAAGAGAAGCTGAGCAGAAATAA
- the mltF gene encoding membrane-bound lytic murein transglycosylase MltF, giving the protein MSRIRHHRFIQSCLVISTLLITLTGCQVESEPKTKLEQIRERGILRVSTLNNQLSYYIGSNGPTGLDYDLAKAFAEKLEVKLEITPAYTYSGLFPALERNEVDIIAANMTITPERLQKFRPGPVYYYVSQQVVYKKGSWRPRNIKNLTQLDENLTIVKDSSFEGTLIKLKEKYPNLDWNTAADTDVSELLKKVATGEIHYTLADSVELSLTQRIHPDLAVAFEVTEDQPVAWFLQQTEDDSLQALLIEFFGELKESGKLALLEEKYFGHVESFDYVDTRAFIRALESKLPKWEPLFKKYAGDFDWRFLAALSYQESHWNPLAKSPTGVRGMMMLTLPTAQSVGVKNRLNPEQSIRGGAEYLRRIVKRIPDSITEHEKIWFALASYNIGFGHMMDARRLTQRLGGDPDSWTDVKDNLPLLRQQRYYRYLRYGFARGDEAQNYVENIRRYYQSIIGYEQEQANKLKQEELTVEDLQVIDVPLSSAEASVSQAIETKK; this is encoded by the coding sequence TTGAGCCGCATTCGACATCACCGATTCATACAATCTTGTTTGGTTATTTCTACCCTTTTAATTACCTTAACCGGTTGTCAGGTAGAATCTGAACCCAAAACCAAACTAGAGCAAATTAGAGAACGTGGCATCTTACGAGTCAGCACATTAAATAACCAACTTTCTTATTATATTGGTTCAAATGGTCCTACGGGATTAGATTATGATCTTGCTAAAGCATTTGCTGAAAAGTTAGAAGTAAAACTAGAGATCACCCCTGCATATACTTATTCAGGCTTATTTCCTGCTTTGGAACGTAATGAAGTCGATATCATTGCAGCCAACATGACGATCACCCCTGAACGCTTACAAAAATTCCGTCCAGGTCCTGTCTACTATTATGTCAGCCAACAAGTCGTTTATAAGAAAGGAAGTTGGCGACCACGCAACATAAAAAACCTAACTCAACTTGATGAAAACCTTACTATTGTTAAAGATTCAAGTTTTGAAGGTACGCTTATAAAATTAAAAGAGAAATACCCAAATCTTGATTGGAATACCGCAGCAGATACTGATGTAAGCGAGCTTTTGAAAAAAGTAGCAACAGGTGAAATACATTACACTTTAGCTGATTCGGTAGAGTTATCATTAACTCAACGTATTCATCCCGATCTGGCTGTTGCTTTCGAAGTTACAGAAGATCAGCCAGTCGCATGGTTCTTACAACAAACCGAAGATGACAGTTTACAAGCGCTATTAATTGAATTTTTTGGTGAGTTGAAAGAAAGCGGTAAGCTTGCCCTTCTTGAAGAAAAATATTTTGGACACGTAGAGTCTTTTGATTATGTAGATACTCGCGCCTTTATCCGTGCATTAGAAAGCAAACTACCAAAATGGGAACCGCTATTTAAGAAATACGCAGGTGATTTTGATTGGCGATTCCTTGCTGCTCTTTCTTATCAAGAATCTCATTGGAACCCACTTGCAAAATCACCAACTGGGGTTCGTGGTATGATGATGCTAACTCTACCAACAGCCCAATCTGTAGGAGTTAAGAATCGTTTAAACCCCGAACAAAGTATTCGCGGTGGTGCAGAATATTTACGTCGAATAGTAAAACGAATTCCAGATTCAATCACCGAACATGAAAAAATTTGGTTCGCACTGGCTTCATATAACATCGGTTTTGGTCATATGATGGATGCAAGGCGTCTAACACAACGTTTAGGTGGTGATCCTGATTCATGGACTGATGTAAAAGACAATTTACCACTGCTTCGTCAACAGCGTTATTACCGATACTTACGTTATGGTTTTGCACGTGGTGATGAAGCGCAAAATTACGTTGAAAATATTAGACGTTATTATCAAAGCATTATTGGTTACGAACAAGAACAAGCGAACAAATTAAAACAAGAAGAACTGACAGTTGAAGATCTACAAGTCATCGATGTTCCTCTGTCATCAGCGGAAGCCAGTGTTAGCCAAGCGATTGAGACCAAAAAGTAA
- a CDS encoding S-(hydroxymethyl)glutathione dehydrogenase/class III alcohol dehydrogenase, which produces MALDIKPGQTHIKSKAMVAWAAGEPLKMEEVDVQLPKAGEVLVRIVATGVCHTDLFTLSGDDPEGIFPSILGHEGGGIVEMVGEGVTGLEVGDHVIPLYTAECGECKFCKSGKTNLCQSVRETQGQGLMPDGTSRFSINGETIFHYMGCSTFSEYTVLPEISLAKVSKDAPLEEVCLLGCGVTTGMGAVLNTAKVEKGDTVAVFGLGGIGLSAIIGAKMAGASRIIGVDLNESKYELAKKLGATDCINPMNYDKPIQEVIVEMTDGGVDYSFECIGNVNVMRSALECCHKGWGESIIIGVAGAGQEISTRPFQLVTGRVWRGSAFGGVKGRTELPGIVDRYMQGEFALDDFITHTMGLADVNAAFDLMHEGKSIRTVLHMDK; this is translated from the coding sequence ATGGCGCTTGATATTAAACCTGGTCAAACTCACATTAAATCTAAAGCAATGGTAGCTTGGGCTGCTGGCGAACCTCTTAAAATGGAAGAAGTGGATGTTCAACTTCCTAAAGCGGGTGAAGTTTTAGTTCGCATCGTTGCTACTGGTGTTTGTCACACTGACCTATTCACTCTATCTGGTGATGATCCAGAAGGTATCTTCCCTTCAATCTTAGGTCACGAAGGTGGCGGTATTGTTGAAATGGTGGGTGAAGGCGTAACTGGTCTTGAAGTCGGTGACCACGTTATCCCTCTTTACACTGCTGAATGTGGTGAGTGTAAATTCTGTAAATCTGGCAAAACTAACCTTTGCCAATCGGTTCGTGAAACTCAAGGCCAAGGCCTTATGCCTGATGGGACTAGCCGTTTCTCTATTAACGGTGAAACTATCTTCCATTACATGGGTTGTTCTACGTTCTCTGAATACACAGTTCTTCCTGAAATCTCTTTAGCGAAAGTATCTAAAGATGCCCCTCTTGAAGAAGTTTGTCTTCTAGGTTGTGGTGTTACTACTGGTATGGGTGCTGTTCTTAACACTGCTAAAGTTGAAAAAGGCGACACAGTTGCTGTATTCGGTCTAGGTGGTATCGGTCTTTCAGCTATCATCGGTGCAAAAATGGCTGGTGCAAGCCGCATCATCGGTGTTGACTTGAACGAAAGCAAATACGAACTGGCTAAAAAACTAGGTGCAACTGATTGCATCAACCCAATGAACTACGACAAGCCAATTCAAGAAGTGATTGTTGAAATGACTGACGGTGGTGTTGATTACTCTTTCGAGTGTATCGGTAACGTTAACGTTATGCGTTCGGCTCTTGAGTGTTGTCACAAAGGTTGGGGTGAATCAATCATCATCGGTGTTGCTGGTGCAGGTCAAGAAATCTCAACTCGTCCGTTCCAACTAGTAACGGGTCGTGTATGGCGTGGCTCTGCATTCGGTGGTGTTAAAGGCCGTACTGAACTTCCAGGTATCGTTGACCGTTACATGCAAGGTGAGTTCGCTCTTGATGACTTCATCACTCACACTATGGGTCTTGCGGATGTAAACGCTGCGTTCGATCTAATGCACGAAGGTAAGTCTATCCGTACTGTTCTACATATGGATAAATAA
- a CDS encoding LysR substrate-binding domain-containing protein, with amino-acid sequence MIDWEGVTEFVAVAEAQSFTGAARALDTSVAQISRKVAALEDRLSIKLLIRTTRKVSVTEAGQTYYQHCRHLVEGLKQADRAITELNATPQGRLKITSSVTYGEQLIAPLLSDFMLMYPQLELELVLSNQTLDLVEQDFDLAIRLGRLTDSTMMAKRLSSRQVRVCASPSYIEKHGEPHTLSELSQHNCLVGSLPIWRFIENKKEKSVRVKGSVHCNSGAALTNAALKGLGIVQLPDFYVQESMDKGELVEILVPYREPKEGIWAVYPNNRHLSTKVRLLVEFLAQELAE; translated from the coding sequence GTGATTGATTGGGAAGGGGTAACGGAATTCGTTGCCGTTGCTGAAGCGCAAAGCTTTACTGGAGCCGCTAGGGCTCTTGATACTTCTGTTGCTCAAATTAGCCGTAAAGTCGCGGCCTTAGAGGATCGTCTTTCAATTAAACTATTGATAAGAACAACTCGAAAAGTTTCTGTAACGGAGGCTGGGCAAACTTATTATCAACATTGTCGTCATTTAGTTGAAGGTTTAAAACAAGCTGATAGAGCTATTACAGAGCTAAACGCAACTCCGCAAGGGCGCTTAAAAATTACCTCTTCAGTGACATATGGTGAGCAATTGATCGCACCATTACTGAGTGACTTTATGCTGATGTACCCACAGCTTGAACTTGAACTTGTGTTATCAAATCAAACATTAGATTTGGTTGAGCAAGATTTTGATTTAGCGATTCGATTAGGGCGTTTAACCGATTCAACTATGATGGCAAAACGTCTATCTAGCCGCCAAGTGCGCGTATGTGCTTCTCCTAGTTATATTGAGAAACATGGTGAGCCTCATACCTTATCTGAACTATCGCAACACAACTGTTTAGTTGGTAGCTTGCCTATTTGGCGCTTTATTGAAAATAAAAAAGAAAAAAGCGTAAGAGTAAAAGGTTCTGTTCACTGTAATAGCGGAGCGGCATTAACCAATGCAGCATTAAAAGGTTTAGGTATTGTTCAGCTGCCTGATTTTTATGTTCAAGAGTCAATGGATAAAGGTGAATTAGTGGAGATCCTTGTTCCTTATCGTGAGCCAAAAGAAGGGATCTGGGCTGTGTACCCAAATAACCGACACCTTTCAACTAAGGTTCGTTTATTGGTTGAATTTTTAGCACAAGAGCTAGCTGAATAA
- a CDS encoding S-(hydroxymethyl)glutathione dehydrogenase/class III alcohol dehydrogenase: MALDIKPGQTHIKSKAMVAWAAGEPLKMEEVDVQLPKAGEVLVRIVATGVCHTDLFTLSGDDPEGIFPSILGHEGGGIVEMVGEGVTGLEVGDHVIPLYTAECGECKFCKSGKTNLCQAVRETQGQGLMPDGTSRFSINGETIFHYMGCSTFSEYTVLPEISLAKVSKDAPLEEVCLLGCGVTTGMGAVLNTAKVEKGDTVAVFGLGGIGLSAIIGAKMAGASRIIGVDLNESKYELAKKLGATDCINPMNYDKPIQEVIVEMTDGGVDYSFECIGNVNVMRSALECCHKGWGESIIIGVAGAGQEISTRPFQLVTGRVWRGSAFGGVKGRTELPGIVDRYMQGEFALDDFITHTMGLADVNAAFDLMHEGKSIRTVLHMDK; encoded by the coding sequence ATGGCGCTTGATATTAAACCTGGTCAAACTCACATTAAATCTAAAGCAATGGTAGCTTGGGCTGCTGGCGAACCTCTTAAAATGGAAGAAGTGGATGTGCAACTTCCTAAAGCGGGTGAAGTTTTAGTTCGCATCGTTGCTACTGGTGTTTGTCACACTGACCTATTCACTCTATCTGGTGATGATCCAGAAGGCATCTTCCCTTCAATCTTAGGTCACGAAGGTGGCGGTATTGTTGAAATGGTGGGTGAAGGCGTAACTGGTCTTGAAGTCGGTGACCACGTTATCCCTCTTTACACTGCTGAATGTGGTGAGTGTAAATTCTGTAAATCTGGCAAAACTAACCTTTGCCAAGCGGTTCGTGAAACTCAAGGCCAAGGCCTTATGCCTGATGGGACTAGCCGTTTCTCTATTAACGGTGAAACTATCTTCCATTACATGGGTTGTTCTACGTTCTCTGAATACACAGTTCTTCCTGAAATCTCTTTAGCGAAAGTATCTAAAGATGCCCCTCTTGAAGAAGTTTGTCTTCTAGGTTGTGGTGTTACTACTGGTATGGGTGCGGTTCTTAACACTGCTAAAGTTGAAAAAGGTGACACGGTTGCTGTATTTGGTCTAGGTGGTATCGGTCTTTCAGCTATCATCGGTGCAAAAATGGCTGGTGCAAGCCGCATCATCGGTGTTGACTTGAACGAAAGCAAATACGAACTGGCTAAAAAATTAGGTGCAACTGATTGCATCAACCCAATGAACTACGACAAGCCAATTCAAGAAGTGATTGTTGAAATGACTGACGGTGGTGTTGATTACTCTTTCGAGTGTATCGGTAACGTTAACGTTATGCGTTCGGCTCTTGAGTGTTGTCACAAAGGTTGGGGTGAATCAATCATCATCGGTGTTGCTGGTGCGGGTCAAGAAATCTCAACTCGTCCGTTCCAACTAGTAACGGGTCGTGTATGGCGTGGCTCTGCATTCGGTGGCGTTAAAGGCCGTACTGAACTTCCAGGTATCGTTGACCGTTACATGCAAGGTGAGTTCGCTCTTGATGACTTCATCACTCACACTATGGGTCTTGCGGATGTAAACGCTGCGTTCGATCTAATGCACGAAGGTAAGTCTATCCGTACTGTTTTACATATGGATAAATAA